From one Streptomyces spiramyceticus genomic stretch:
- a CDS encoding ABC transporter permease subunit, with protein sequence MTILSTEPRARFTDLLAAEWIKLWSLRSTPWAFTVGALIVIGINVNAAVADHNNWPGYPDGIKALFVPIWAMRDAYTAGASMVLMLAAGSIGALTIASEYSTGQFRTTFAAVPARGSVVAAKMSVVTVIMLVYGTVLAVTSFGVTQAVLSGRHVGLPFDYPGALRVMAASALLAPVCALTGMALGAVVRHTAATVVTLTFVLLVLPSLLNARNHFSATVLHALPQGAWEQLTEVGDHSFMPDRHPATITGSWMVFAAWSLVSAVVAMVVVRRRDL encoded by the coding sequence ATGACCATACTCTCGACCGAGCCCCGCGCCCGCTTCACCGACCTCCTCGCAGCCGAGTGGATCAAGCTCTGGTCGCTGCGCTCGACCCCCTGGGCCTTCACGGTCGGCGCGCTGATCGTCATCGGCATCAATGTGAACGCCGCCGTAGCCGACCACAACAACTGGCCGGGCTACCCCGACGGCATCAAGGCCCTCTTCGTGCCCATCTGGGCCATGCGGGACGCATATACGGCCGGAGCCTCCATGGTCCTCATGCTCGCTGCGGGCAGTATCGGCGCGCTCACGATCGCCAGCGAGTACAGCACCGGACAGTTCCGTACGACCTTCGCGGCCGTCCCCGCCCGTGGCTCGGTCGTGGCCGCCAAGATGTCCGTCGTGACGGTGATCATGCTGGTGTACGGCACTGTCCTCGCGGTGACGTCGTTCGGCGTGACCCAGGCCGTCCTGTCCGGGCGGCACGTGGGTCTGCCCTTCGACTACCCCGGCGCACTGCGCGTCATGGCGGCGTCCGCCCTGCTCGCCCCTGTGTGCGCGCTGACCGGCATGGCTCTCGGCGCGGTCGTCCGGCACACCGCGGCCACCGTCGTCACGCTCACCTTCGTGCTCCTGGTGCTGCCGTCCCTCCTCAACGCCCGCAATCACTTCTCGGCCACCGTCCTGCACGCCCTGCCCCAAGGGGCGTGGGAGCAGCTGACCGAGGTCGGCGACCACTCCTTCATGCCGGACCGCCACCCGGCGACGATCACCGGGTCGTGGATGGTCTTCGCGGCCTGGTCACTCGTATCGGCTGTCGTCGCCATGGTCGTCGTACGCCGCCGCGACCTGTGA
- a CDS encoding ABC transporter ATP-binding protein: protein MIEVNELTKRYGATTAVNGLTFTVHPGHVTGFLGPNGAGKSTTLRLLLGLNDPTGGTATIDGRPFRDRPRGLRHVGALLDAGDVHGGHTARAHLHALARSNRIPRGRVDEVLREVGLAEAGRRRIGGFSLGMRQRLGIAAALLGDPPVLLFDEPINGLDPEGVLWVRGLFRRLAAEGRTVFVSSHLMTEMEHTADHLVVIGRGELIAAESVTEFAARGTRTSVTVRTPESAALTAVLTAEGASVQPDGHPDRGDALTVTGLTAARIGELALHHRILLHELATRASSLEEAFMELTADSVEYLAGEPR, encoded by the coding sequence GTGATCGAAGTCAACGAACTGACCAAGCGATACGGCGCAACCACCGCCGTCAACGGCCTCACCTTCACCGTGCACCCCGGGCACGTCACCGGGTTCCTCGGACCCAACGGCGCCGGAAAGAGCACCACTTTGCGGCTGCTCCTCGGCCTGAACGACCCCACCGGCGGAACCGCCACCATCGACGGCCGCCCGTTCCGCGACCGCCCGCGCGGCCTGCGTCACGTCGGCGCGCTGCTCGACGCGGGCGACGTCCACGGCGGGCACACCGCTCGGGCTCACCTGCACGCCCTGGCCCGCAGCAACCGCATCCCGCGCGGCCGGGTGGACGAGGTCCTGCGGGAGGTCGGTCTTGCCGAGGCGGGGCGGCGCCGCATTGGTGGGTTCTCTCTCGGCATGAGGCAGCGCCTCGGAATCGCCGCCGCGCTGCTCGGCGACCCACCGGTGCTGCTGTTCGACGAGCCGATCAACGGCCTTGACCCGGAAGGCGTGTTGTGGGTGCGGGGCCTGTTCCGCCGACTGGCCGCCGAGGGACGCACGGTCTTCGTCTCCAGCCACCTGATGACCGAGATGGAGCACACCGCCGACCATCTGGTCGTCATCGGCCGGGGCGAGCTGATCGCGGCGGAGAGCGTCACGGAGTTCGCGGCCCGCGGTACGCGTACGAGCGTCACCGTGCGTACGCCGGAGAGCGCTGCGCTGACGGCCGTACTGACGGCGGAAGGAGCATCCGTACAACCGGACGGGCATCCGGACCGCGGCGATGCCCTCACGGTGACCGGCCTGACCGCGGCCCGTATCGGCGAACTCGCCCTCCACCACCGGATCCTGCTTCACGAACTGGCCACCCGCGCCTCCTCGCTGGAAGAGGCATTCATGGAACTCACCGCCGACAGCGTCGAATACCTCGCCGGAGAACCCCGATGA
- a CDS encoding sensor histidine kinase, with protein MPTTTTSSRRPARVRSVGPPVAWTVLAWAGAVAYPFVLFFSVQAGPYRSVALRVVLSGVATVLLIGLLRRSPLPAVALMLVGTFAAATTWPYWEIVYVLVLVNDLAVGFLVANRTRRTAIAAAVLTLGAQIGSVRYYTNGSGEHTNAVVFLVLAVLAAWLAGYSVRERREHAAALRSQTAAQAVTAERLRIARELHDMIAHSIGVIAIQAGVGSRVIDTQPDEARNALSTIEATSRETLAGLRRTLGALRRTEPGSEPGSEPGSESGPGRRATPLDPMPGLADVGRLAASTSDAGVRVDVRWRGERRPLPADIDLAAFRILQEALTNVVRHAGTPDCRVTVDYRDAELSIEVEDDGRGGPVPGTGGDTGWGIVGMRERVGLLRGHFTAGPRPEGGFHVAARLPLSEGAG; from the coding sequence ATGCCCACTACGACGACGAGTTCTCGACGCCCTGCGCGGGTGAGGAGCGTGGGGCCGCCCGTCGCGTGGACGGTCCTGGCCTGGGCCGGGGCTGTGGCGTACCCGTTCGTCCTGTTCTTCTCGGTACAGGCCGGGCCTTATCGCTCCGTTGCCCTGCGGGTTGTTCTGTCGGGCGTCGCTACCGTCCTGTTGATCGGTCTGCTGCGGCGCAGTCCGCTGCCTGCGGTGGCGCTGATGCTCGTCGGTACGTTCGCCGCGGCGACCACGTGGCCGTACTGGGAGATCGTCTATGTGCTGGTCCTGGTGAACGATCTCGCCGTCGGCTTCCTCGTGGCCAACCGCACGCGCCGCACCGCGATCGCGGCCGCCGTTCTGACGCTCGGCGCGCAGATCGGCTCCGTCCGCTACTACACGAACGGGTCGGGCGAACACACCAACGCGGTTGTGTTTCTCGTACTGGCGGTCCTCGCCGCCTGGCTGGCGGGTTACTCGGTCCGCGAGCGCCGCGAGCACGCCGCGGCGCTGCGCTCGCAGACCGCGGCTCAGGCCGTCACCGCGGAACGGCTGCGCATCGCCCGCGAGTTGCACGACATGATCGCGCACAGCATCGGCGTCATCGCCATCCAGGCAGGGGTCGGCAGCCGGGTCATCGACACGCAGCCGGACGAGGCGCGCAACGCGCTCAGCACCATCGAAGCCACCAGCCGGGAAACCCTCGCGGGGCTGCGGCGGACGCTGGGTGCGCTGCGCCGCACGGAGCCGGGCTCCGAACCCGGCTCCGAACCGGGCTCCGAATCCGGGCCCGGTCGCCGAGCCACGCCGCTCGACCCGATGCCCGGGCTGGCCGACGTGGGCCGGCTGGCCGCGTCGACGTCGGACGCAGGCGTACGGGTCGATGTGCGGTGGCGGGGAGAGCGGCGGCCGCTGCCCGCCGACATCGACCTGGCGGCGTTCCGGATCCTTCAGGAAGCGCTCACCAACGTGGTACGCCACGCGGGCACCCCCGACTGCCGGGTGACCGTCGACTACCGGGACGCCGAGCTGTCCATAGAGGTCGAGGACGACGGCCGCGGCGGCCCGGTCCCCGGCACCGGCGGCGACACCGGCTGGGGCATCGTCGGCATGCGGGAGCGGGTCGGCCTGCTGCGCGGACACTTCACCGCCGGGCCCCGGCCCGAAGGCGGCTTTCACGTGGCGGCCAGGCTGCCCCTCTCCGAAGGAGCCGGATGA
- a CDS encoding response regulator translates to MTVRIVLADDQPLVRAGLRVLMADTPDIDVVGEAGTGAEAVRLAGDVHPDVVVMDIRMPGMDGIEATRLITAGSDAARVLVLTTFDDDDYVYGALRAGASGFLVKDMALEDILAAIRVVAAGDGLIAPSVTRRLIEEFAARPEPARPPRSVEGITGREREVMTLVGRGLSNSEIASHLCISVATVKAHVARLFTKLGARDRVHLVIIAYETGMVAPPR, encoded by the coding sequence ATGACGGTCCGTATCGTGCTCGCCGACGACCAGCCGCTGGTACGCGCCGGCCTGCGTGTACTGATGGCCGACACCCCGGACATCGACGTCGTGGGAGAGGCCGGAACGGGAGCGGAGGCGGTCCGGCTGGCCGGGGACGTACATCCCGATGTGGTGGTGATGGACATCCGCATGCCGGGTATGGACGGCATCGAGGCCACCCGGCTGATCACGGCGGGCTCGGATGCGGCGCGCGTCCTCGTCCTCACCACGTTCGACGACGACGATTACGTCTACGGCGCGCTCCGCGCCGGGGCGAGCGGGTTCCTCGTCAAGGACATGGCCCTGGAGGACATCCTCGCGGCGATACGCGTGGTCGCCGCCGGGGACGGCCTGATCGCGCCGAGCGTCACGCGCCGCCTCATCGAGGAGTTCGCCGCCCGCCCCGAACCGGCCCGGCCGCCACGGTCGGTCGAGGGCATCACCGGGCGGGAACGCGAGGTGATGACCCTTGTCGGACGCGGCCTGTCGAACAGCGAGATCGCAAGCCACCTGTGCATCAGCGTGGCCACCGTAAAGGCGCACGTGGCGCGGCTGTTCACGAAACTCGGCGCGCGCGACCGGGTTCACCTTGTGATCATCGCGTACGAGACGGGGATGGTGGCGCCGCCGAGGTGA
- a CDS encoding M55 family metallopeptidase, which translates to MDVYISVDMEGISGIATVDQIARGGHGYPRAQQLMTAEANAAIEGAFDAGADSVAVNDSHGTMDNFLQDRLDERARLITGSPKAQCMAHGIGGDHGVALFVGYHAAGGCPGVLAHSFSSFFAWLKLGDRIVSEAEINALLAAEHGVPVGLVTGDDQICALAQRRFPGVVTATVKRAEGYTAADSLHPRRAQALVRAAAAEAVKNAGALRPVAIPDRLVLTAGFQIPTAAESAADVPGAVRLDETTVTCEVSDPSSLIGLIRVWYSTAALAARSRLPMIDVR; encoded by the coding sequence ATGGACGTCTACATCTCGGTCGACATGGAAGGCATTTCGGGGATCGCGACCGTTGACCAGATCGCGCGCGGCGGCCACGGATACCCGCGGGCCCAGCAGTTGATGACCGCCGAGGCGAACGCGGCGATCGAGGGGGCGTTCGACGCCGGAGCGGACTCGGTCGCGGTGAACGACAGCCACGGCACCATGGACAACTTCCTGCAGGACAGGCTCGACGAGCGGGCCCGCCTGATCACCGGCAGCCCGAAGGCGCAGTGCATGGCGCACGGCATCGGCGGCGACCACGGGGTTGCGCTGTTCGTCGGCTACCACGCGGCGGGCGGCTGCCCCGGCGTACTCGCCCACAGTTTCTCGTCGTTCTTCGCCTGGCTGAAACTGGGCGACCGTATCGTGTCGGAGGCCGAGATCAACGCGCTCCTCGCCGCCGAACACGGCGTTCCCGTCGGCCTGGTGACCGGCGACGACCAGATCTGCGCGCTGGCGCAACGCCGGTTCCCCGGCGTGGTCACCGCCACGGTCAAGCGCGCCGAGGGCTACACCGCCGCCGACAGCCTCCACCCCCGCCGGGCACAGGCCCTGGTCCGCGCCGCGGCGGCCGAGGCGGTGAAGAACGCCGGCGCGCTCCGGCCGGTGGCGATCCCCGACCGGCTCGTGCTGACCGCCGGGTTCCAGATCCCGACGGCGGCCGAGTCCGCGGCGGACGTGCCGGGTGCGGTGCGGCTCGACGAGACGACGGTGACGTGCGAAGTCTCGGACCCCAGCAGCCTGATCGGCCTGATCAGGGTCTGGTACTCAACGGCCGCACTGGCCGCGAGATCGCGCCTGCCGATGATCGACGTGCGGTAG
- a CDS encoding serine hydrolase domain-containing protein, translated as MVNTEDLRARLAELAERHRIPGATVAVQRGDEIVEAAYGVLDKETGYPATTDSIFQTGSVTKVWTATLIMQLVDEGLADLDAPVARYLPDFRVTDEAVSAAVTLRQLLCHTGGFEGDIFDDHGPGDDAVERFVAGLSGPSRQLFTCGELWSYCNSGYVVLGRIVEVLTGLTWEAALRERIAVPLGMTELATSPGEAIRHRVAMGHVPGPDGEPVKAPLWNMPRSNAPAGSTLTLSVRDQLRFAKMHISGGVAPDGTRVLSEESVRAMREPQAAVPGVGPLADHWGLGWELFDWKGGPVIGHDGGTIGQSALLRIVPEQDVAVAILTNGGGFFGLHVLVTELLADLAGVSVPPLPVPPDEPPTVDLRFFTGRYESVTCEAEVVQVGEALSVVVRPLGPAAALPGEDAPNSTVMVPLDARTLVALRETDGRYQTYTFLGDGDKARFLHLGRAVPRA; from the coding sequence ATGGTCAACACCGAAGATCTGCGGGCACGCCTTGCCGAACTGGCCGAGAGGCATCGCATCCCCGGCGCGACCGTCGCCGTCCAGCGCGGCGACGAGATCGTCGAGGCGGCGTACGGCGTGCTCGACAAGGAGACCGGCTACCCGGCGACCACCGACTCGATCTTCCAGACCGGGTCCGTCACCAAGGTCTGGACGGCGACGCTGATCATGCAGCTCGTCGACGAGGGCCTGGCCGACCTGGACGCGCCCGTGGCGCGCTACCTGCCGGACTTCCGGGTCACGGACGAGGCGGTGAGCGCGGCTGTCACCCTGCGCCAACTCCTGTGCCACACCGGTGGTTTCGAGGGCGACATCTTCGACGACCACGGGCCCGGCGACGACGCGGTCGAGCGGTTCGTGGCCGGCCTTTCGGGTCCTTCGCGGCAGCTGTTCACGTGCGGTGAGCTGTGGTCGTACTGCAACAGCGGCTATGTGGTCCTCGGCCGGATCGTCGAGGTGCTCACCGGTCTGACCTGGGAGGCGGCGCTCCGCGAGCGCATCGCCGTCCCGCTCGGCATGACGGAGCTCGCGACCTCGCCGGGCGAGGCGATCCGGCACCGGGTGGCGATGGGTCATGTGCCCGGCCCGGACGGCGAGCCGGTCAAGGCGCCGCTGTGGAACATGCCGCGTTCCAACGCGCCCGCCGGTTCGACGCTGACGCTCAGCGTCCGGGACCAGCTCCGCTTCGCGAAGATGCACATCAGCGGCGGTGTGGCCCCCGACGGCACGCGGGTGCTCTCCGAGGAGAGCGTCCGGGCGATGCGGGAGCCGCAGGCGGCCGTGCCGGGCGTCGGGCCGCTCGCGGATCACTGGGGGCTCGGCTGGGAGCTGTTCGACTGGAAGGGCGGCCCGGTCATCGGGCACGACGGCGGCACCATCGGCCAGTCCGCGCTCCTGCGCATCGTGCCGGAGCAGGACGTGGCCGTCGCGATCCTCACCAACGGGGGCGGGTTCTTCGGCCTGCACGTCCTGGTCACCGAGCTGCTGGCAGACCTGGCCGGAGTGAGCGTGCCGCCGCTGCCGGTCCCGCCCGACGAACCGCCGACGGTCGACCTACGCTTCTTCACCGGCCGGTACGAGTCGGTGACCTGCGAGGCCGAGGTCGTGCAGGTCGGCGAGGCCCTGTCCGTGGTGGTACGGCCCCTCGGCCCGGCCGCCGCCCTGCCCGGCGAAGACGCCCCGAACAGCACGGTCATGGTGCCGCTGGACGCCCGCACACTGGTCGCTCTAAGAGAGACGGACGGCCGGTACCAGACGTACACCTTCCTCGGCGACGGCGACAAGGCTCGCTTCCTGCACCTGGGCCGCGCCGTCCCACGCGCCTGA
- a CDS encoding ABC transporter substrate-binding protein — MRSTTTTGAAAAAIAAIGLATTGCSGGVTGGGGSGTVTIAIASDPGTLNPLGTVASSALSMNRFAYDTLVHQGPKGSTVSGIAQRWSATPTSATFTLRKGVTCQDGSALTASDVAAVYNYVADPKNQSPLLGVAVPPTAAAEADDARRTVTVRTKQPAPFFVEMAQLLPLTCKKGLSDPKALARASDATGAYRLKEAVAGDHFTYVKRKGYTWGPDGATGDEMPDTVVFKVVANESTATNLLLAGEVNAAQINGTDRDRLKAAKVMSRSTRLLFGELIFNEGSGHATADPAVRKALVGALDLKQIGSVATGGTGRPATNLGEIAPTPCTGDTVTGNLPAHDTARAAEALTSAGWTKTGKTWTKDGKPLSITAPYPSTQGPRVSSAMELATQQWTEFGVKATTRTMDQATVVSTLSADTWDVAWSPIGVSLPDQLTRFFSGPVPPRGTNFGRVDNPEYERLTAEASTKPGKAGCDLWDAADAALIKRVDVVPIVTNPQTVYGKGVTFRSDGGIVPSSLRRTLG; from the coding sequence ATGAGAAGCACCACGACCACCGGTGCGGCAGCCGCGGCGATCGCGGCGATCGGACTGGCCACGACCGGGTGCAGCGGCGGCGTGACCGGAGGCGGCGGCAGCGGAACCGTCACCATCGCGATCGCCTCGGACCCCGGGACCCTCAACCCGCTGGGAACAGTGGCCTCTTCCGCGCTGTCCATGAACAGATTCGCCTACGACACCCTCGTGCACCAGGGCCCCAAAGGCTCCACGGTCTCGGGCATCGCACAGCGCTGGTCGGCCACCCCCACGTCGGCCACTTTCACCTTACGCAAGGGCGTGACCTGCCAGGACGGTTCGGCGCTGACCGCGTCGGACGTGGCGGCCGTGTACAACTACGTCGCCGACCCGAAGAACCAGTCGCCGCTCCTCGGGGTCGCCGTACCGCCGACGGCCGCCGCCGAGGCCGACGACGCGAGGCGCACGGTCACGGTACGCACCAAGCAGCCCGCACCCTTCTTCGTGGAGATGGCCCAACTCCTCCCCCTCACCTGCAAGAAGGGGCTGTCCGACCCGAAGGCGCTGGCCCGCGCCTCCGACGCGACCGGCGCGTACCGGCTGAAGGAGGCGGTGGCGGGCGACCACTTCACGTACGTCAAACGCAAGGGCTACACCTGGGGCCCGGACGGCGCCACTGGCGACGAGATGCCCGACACGGTGGTCTTCAAGGTGGTGGCCAACGAGTCCACGGCCACGAACCTGCTGCTCGCGGGCGAGGTCAACGCGGCCCAGATCAACGGGACCGACCGGGACCGTCTCAAGGCGGCCAAGGTCATGTCGCGGAGCACCCGGCTCCTCTTCGGTGAGCTGATCTTCAACGAGGGTTCCGGTCACGCGACCGCCGACCCTGCGGTGCGCAAAGCCCTGGTGGGCGCGCTGGACCTGAAGCAGATCGGTTCCGTCGCGACCGGCGGAACGGGCAGGCCCGCCACCAACCTCGGCGAGATCGCCCCCACTCCCTGTACCGGCGACACCGTCACCGGGAACCTGCCCGCGCACGACACCGCCCGGGCTGCCGAGGCCCTCACATCCGCGGGGTGGACGAAGACCGGCAAGACCTGGACCAAGGATGGAAAGCCGCTCAGCATCACCGCTCCGTACCCGTCGACCCAGGGGCCGCGGGTGAGCTCCGCGATGGAACTGGCCACCCAGCAGTGGACCGAGTTCGGGGTGAAGGCGACCACCAGGACGATGGACCAGGCGACCGTCGTCTCCACGCTGAGCGCGGACACGTGGGACGTGGCCTGGTCGCCGATCGGTGTGTCCCTGCCCGATCAGCTCACCAGGTTCTTCAGCGGTCCCGTGCCGCCGCGCGGCACCAACTTCGGCCGCGTCGACAACCCCGAGTACGAGCGCCTCACCGCCGAGGCATCGACCAAGCCGGGCAAGGCGGGATGCGACCTGTGGGACGCGGCGGACGCCGCGCTGATCAAGCGCGTCGATGTCGTCCCGATCGTGACCAACCCGCAGACCGTGTACGGCAAGGGCGTCACCTTCAGGTCCGACGGCGGGATCGTGCCGTCGAGTCTGCGAAGGACGCTGGGCTGA
- a CDS encoding ABC transporter permease gives MAALALPARLGVRGPWAGFVVRRVVRLFVSLGVLVTASFAMIHLVPGDPVRAALGPTADPALVDARRHALGLDQSLPEQYGAFVSGLLQGRLGQSITADLPVSQIISGRLPATLEIAVPAFVLIMLIAIPVGMTAAVLTRDGKRRRGELAFTAVTGTLGAVPEFLLAVGLVALFGVAFPVLPVASRGGPSSYVLPVLALAIIPAVVLARIVRVETLRVLGEDYMRTARAKRLPARLRYLRHALPNLLTSSLTLGGLLFTSLIAGTVLIENVFAWPGLGTTIVQAITQKDYPLVQGVVLVYGAAALVITFAVDVAVAVADPRSTIRGS, from the coding sequence ATGGCGGCCCTGGCACTGCCGGCCCGGCTCGGCGTACGGGGGCCGTGGGCGGGGTTCGTCGTACGGCGGGTCGTGCGGCTGTTCGTGTCGCTGGGCGTGCTGGTCACCGCGTCGTTCGCGATGATCCACCTGGTTCCCGGGGACCCGGTGCGGGCGGCGCTCGGCCCGACCGCCGATCCGGCGCTGGTCGACGCCCGGCGCCACGCGCTCGGGCTCGACCAGTCCCTGCCGGAGCAGTACGGGGCCTTCGTCAGCGGCCTGTTGCAGGGCCGTCTCGGCCAGTCGATCACCGCCGACCTGCCGGTGTCGCAGATCATCTCCGGCCGTCTCCCCGCGACCCTGGAGATCGCCGTACCGGCATTCGTCCTGATCATGCTCATCGCGATCCCGGTCGGGATGACGGCGGCCGTGCTGACCAGGGACGGGAAACGACGGCGCGGTGAGCTCGCGTTCACGGCGGTCACCGGAACGCTCGGTGCGGTGCCCGAATTCCTGCTGGCCGTGGGGCTGGTCGCGCTGTTCGGTGTGGCGTTCCCGGTTCTGCCGGTGGCGTCGCGCGGCGGGCCTTCGTCGTACGTCCTGCCGGTCCTCGCCCTCGCGATCATCCCGGCGGTGGTGCTGGCCCGGATCGTACGGGTGGAGACGCTCCGGGTGCTCGGCGAGGACTACATGCGTACGGCCAGGGCCAAGCGGCTTCCCGCGCGGCTGCGTTATCTGCGGCACGCGCTGCCGAATCTGCTGACGTCCTCGCTGACGCTGGGCGGGCTGCTGTTCACCTCGCTGATCGCGGGGACCGTCCTGATCGAGAACGTATTCGCCTGGCCGGGTCTCGGCACCACCATCGTCCAGGCGATCACGCAGAAGGACTACCCGCTGGTGCAGGGCGTGGTGCTGGTCTACGGGGCGGCGGCGCTCGTCATCACCTTCGCCGTCGACGTGGCCGTCGCCGTCGCCGATCCCCGTTCCACGATCCGCGGGAGCTGA
- a CDS encoding dipeptide/oligopeptide/nickel ABC transporter permease/ATP-binding protein, translating to MSFAGRLRRTLRTPLGIAALAALTVLVLVALLGPPLFGSAASRVNTDAINQGSSAEHLFGTDNLGRDIAARVVVATRLTLQLTLLATAIGVVGGLLLGLAPAVLGRRAGRLVTAAVGVLVAFPGLLFVLFLATIFGVGTTGAVVSVGLAMVPPSARLVQNLTAAVAGSDYVAAARILGVGRFRLVLRHVLPNIAEPAVLFTAQAAAGIVVAFSGLSFLGLGVQSPSYDWGRLLNEELDRIYVNPVAALAPGVAVVLTGMAFSLAGEVVAKASGHSAPRASAHEVPVPEPVAPRDVLLQADDLRVSFPDGQAAVRGISLAIAEGEAVGLVGESGSGKSLTALALAGLVPHPGRVSTGTLRFDGHDLRANPRLGTSLAMVFQDPMASLNPALRVGRQLAEVAEVHLGASRSQAAARAIDRLTAVRIPSPARRAGQRPHEYSGGMRQRAMIGMGLMGEPKLIIADEPTTALDMLVQKQVLDLLAEVRVRSGAALLLISHDIAVVAQVCERVLVMYAGHVVEELPVDDLLTRAAHPYTRALVGAVPTMATDRERRLATIPGRPPEPTERPEGCPFAPRCDRARDRCRSAAPGLAEHGPHKRVACWYPVTAPAGLEVAR from the coding sequence ATGTCGTTCGCGGGCCGGCTCCGCCGTACCCTCAGGACCCCACTCGGCATCGCGGCGCTGGCCGCCCTCACTGTGCTCGTCCTGGTGGCCCTCCTCGGCCCGCCGCTGTTCGGCTCCGCCGCGAGCCGCGTGAACACCGACGCGATCAACCAGGGCAGCAGCGCCGAACACCTCTTCGGCACCGACAACCTCGGCAGGGACATCGCCGCCCGTGTGGTGGTCGCGACCCGGCTGACGCTCCAACTCACCTTGCTGGCGACGGCGATCGGCGTCGTGGGCGGACTGCTCCTCGGCCTGGCCCCGGCGGTGCTCGGCAGGCGGGCGGGCCGTCTCGTCACGGCGGCCGTGGGCGTTCTTGTGGCGTTCCCGGGGCTGCTCTTCGTCCTCTTCCTCGCGACGATCTTCGGGGTGGGGACCACCGGCGCGGTGGTGTCGGTCGGCCTCGCGATGGTCCCGCCGTCGGCCCGGCTGGTGCAGAACCTGACGGCTGCGGTGGCGGGTTCGGACTACGTCGCGGCCGCGAGGATCCTGGGCGTCGGCCGGTTCCGTCTGGTGCTGCGCCATGTGCTGCCGAACATCGCCGAACCGGCGGTCCTGTTCACCGCGCAGGCGGCGGCCGGGATCGTGGTGGCCTTCTCGGGCCTGTCGTTCCTCGGACTCGGCGTGCAGTCGCCCAGTTACGACTGGGGACGCCTCCTCAACGAGGAGCTCGACCGCATCTACGTCAACCCGGTCGCCGCGCTGGCCCCCGGCGTGGCCGTCGTACTGACCGGGATGGCGTTCAGCCTGGCCGGCGAGGTCGTCGCGAAGGCCAGCGGGCACAGTGCACCACGCGCATCCGCCCATGAAGTCCCGGTCCCCGAGCCGGTGGCGCCGCGCGACGTCCTGCTCCAGGCCGACGACCTGCGGGTGTCGTTCCCGGACGGTCAGGCGGCGGTACGCGGGATCTCCCTGGCCATCGCCGAGGGCGAGGCCGTCGGCCTGGTGGGCGAGTCCGGATCGGGCAAGAGCCTCACGGCCCTGGCGCTGGCGGGCCTGGTCCCCCACCCCGGCCGTGTCTCGACCGGAACGCTCCGCTTCGACGGCCACGACCTTCGCGCGAACCCGAGACTCGGTACGTCCCTGGCCATGGTGTTCCAGGACCCCATGGCTTCCCTCAACCCGGCGCTGCGCGTGGGCCGCCAGCTCGCCGAGGTCGCGGAGGTCCACCTCGGCGCCTCCCGCTCGCAGGCGGCGGCCCGCGCGATCGACCGGCTGACGGCCGTACGGATCCCCTCACCGGCCCGCCGGGCCGGACAGCGGCCGCACGAGTACTCCGGCGGTATGCGGCAGCGCGCCATGATCGGCATGGGGCTGATGGGCGAACCCAAGCTGATCATCGCCGACGAGCCGACCACGGCACTGGACATGCTGGTCCAGAAGCAGGTCCTCGACCTGCTCGCGGAGGTACGCGTCCGGTCCGGGGCCGCGCTGCTGCTGATCTCCCACGACATCGCGGTCGTCGCGCAGGTCTGCGAGCGGGTCCTGGTCATGTACGCGGGACACGTCGTCGAGGAACTGCCCGTCGACGACCTGCTCACCCGGGCCGCGCACCCCTACACCCGTGCACTGGTCGGCGCGGTCCCGACCATGGCCACCGACCGCGAACGCCGGCTGGCGACCATCCCCGGCCGGCCGCCCGAACCGACCGAACGGCCCGAGGGGTGCCCCTTCGCGCCGCGTTGCGACCGGGCCAGAGACAGGTGCAGGAGCGCGGCTCCCGGCCTCGCCGAGCACGGGCCGCACAAGCGGGTCGCCTGCTGGTACCCCGTGACGGCTCCGGCCGGACTGGAGGTGGCGAGGTGA